From Saccopteryx leptura isolate mSacLep1 chromosome 3, mSacLep1_pri_phased_curated, whole genome shotgun sequence, one genomic window encodes:
- the ALDH16A1 gene encoding aldehyde dehydrogenase family 16 member A1: MAATRAEPCAREIFSTLEYGPVPESHACALAWLDTQDRCLGHYVNGKWLKPENRNSVPCQDPITGENLASCLEAQAEDVAAATEAAKTALANWSGLPGASRAQHLTRLAKMIQKHQRLMWTLESLVTGRAVREVRDRDVPLAQQLLQYHAVQAHIQEEALAGWEPMGVIGLILSPTFSFLEMMWRICPALAVGCTVVILVPPASPTPLLLAQLAGELGPFPGILNVISGPASLGPVLASQPGVQKVAFCGAVEEGRVLRRILAGTGPELGLALGTESLLLLTEAADVDSAVEGIVDAAWSDRSPGGLRLLIQESVWDETVRRLQARMARLRVGRGLDGAVDMGARGAAAHDLAQLYVQEAQSQGAQVFQAGDVPSDSPFFPPTLISDLAPASPCTQAEVPWPLVVASPFRTAKEALAMANGTPRGGSASVWSERLGQALELGYGLRVGTVWINAHSLRDPAVPTGGCRENGSSWHGGLDGLYEYLRPSGAAARLPYLSKDLNYDTFGLVVPSTLPAGPETGPSPAPPYGLFVGGRFQAPGSRSSRPIQDSQGHLHGYVAEGGAKDIRGAVEAAHQAAPGWVGQSPGARAALLWALAAALERRESTLTSRLERDGAEAKAAKAEVELSVRRLRAWGARAQAQSHSLQVAELRGPVLRLREPLGVLAIVCPDTWPLLAFVSLLAPALAYGNTLVLVPSGTCPIPALEVCQDIATLLPGGLVNVVTGDRDHLTRCLALHQDVQALWYFGSAQGSQFVEWASAGNLKPVWVNMGFPRAWNQEAEGAGPELELRAARTKALWLPMGD; the protein is encoded by the exons GCCTGGTTGGACACCCAGGACCGGTGCTTGGGTCACTATGTAAATGGAAAGTGGTTAAAGCCAGAAAACAGGAATTCAGTGCCTTGCCAGGATCCCATCACAG GAGAGAACTTGGCCAGTTGCCTCGAGGCGCAGGCTGAGGATGTGGCAGCAGCCACAGAGGCAGCCAAGACGGCACTGGCGAACTGGAGTGGACTCCCCGGAGCCTCTCGGGCCcagcacctgaccag GCTGGCCAAGATGATCCAGAAGCACCAGCGGCTGATGTGGACCCTGGAGTCCCTGGTTACTGGGCGGGCTGTCCGAGAAGTTCGAGACAGGGATGTCCCGCTGGCCCAGCAGCTCCTGCAGTACCATGCAGTTCAGGCACACATCCAGGAGGAGGCGCTGGCAGGCTGGGAGCCTATGG GAGTAATTGGTCTCATCTTGTCACCCACGTTTTCCTTCCTTGAGATGATGTGGAGGATTTGCCCAGCCCTGGCTGTAG GCTGCACTGTGGTGATCCTCGTGCCCCCGGCGTCCCCGACACCCCTCCTCTTGGCCCAGCTGGCAGGGGAGTTAGGCCCATTTCCAGGAATTCTCAACGTGATCAGTGGCCCTGCCTCCCTGGGACCTGTCCTGGCCTCCCAGCCTGGAGTCCAGAAGGTGGCCTTTTGCGGAGCCGTCGAG GAAGGACGTGTCCTTCGGCGGATCCTGGCAGGCACGGGTCCTGAGCTGGGCCTGGCATTGGGGACCGAGTCGCTGCTGCTGCTGACGGAGGCAGCGGATGTGGACTCTGCCGTGGAGGGCATCGTGGATGCAGCCTGGTCTGACCGCAGCCCA GGGGGCCTCCGGCTTCTCATCCAGGAGTCTGTGTGGGACGAGACAGTACGGCGACTCCAGGCGCGGATGGCGCGGCTTCGGGTAGGCCGGGGGCTGGACGGGGCCGTGGACATGGGGGCCCGAGGGGCAGCTGCACACGACCTGGCCCAGCTTTATGTGCAGGAGGCCCAGAGCCAGGGTGCACAG gTGTTCCAGGCTGGTGATGTGCCCTCAGACAGCCCGTTCTTTCCCCCCACCTTGATCTCTGACCTGGCCCCAGCCTCCCCATGTACCCAGGCAGAG GTGCCATGGCCTCTGGTCGTGGCCTCCCCATTCCGCACAGCCAAGGAGGCACTGGCCATGGCCAACGGGACGCCCCGAGGAGGCAGTGCCAGTGTGTGGAGCGAGAGGCTGGGGCAGGCCCTGGAGCTGGGCTACGG GCTCCGGGTGGGCACGGTCTGGATCAATGCCCACAGCCTCAGAGACCCTGCGGTGCCCACAGGTGGCTGCAGGGAGAACGGGTCATCCTGGCATGGGGGCCTAGAT GGTCTGTATGAATATCTGCGACCCTCAGGAGCTGCTGCTCGGCTGCCCTACCTTTCCAAGGATCTGAACTATGACACCTTTGGCCTTGTTGTCCCCTCAACCCTACCAGCTGGGCCTGAAACAGGTCCCAG CCCAGCGCCCCCTTATGGGCTCTTCGTGGGGGGCCGTTTCCAGGCTCCTGGGTCCCGGAGCTCCAGGCCCATCCAGGACTCTCAGGGCCATCTCCATGGCTATGTGGCCGAGGGCGGAGCCAAGGACATCCGAGGTGCTGTGGAGGCTGCTCACCAGGCTGCTCCTGG CTGGGTGGGCCAGTCACCAGGGGCCCGGGCAGCCCTGCTGTGGGCACTGGCAGCTGCCCTGGAGCGCCGGGAGTCCACATTGACCTCGAGGCTGGAGAGAGAcggagcagaggccaaggctgCCAAGGCGGAGGTGGAGCTGAGCGTCAGGCGGCTTCGGGCCTGGGGGGCCCGAGCCCAGGCCCAGAGCCACAGCCTGCAG GTTGCTGAGCTGAGAGGCCCTGTGCTCCGACTTCGGGAGCCACTGGGGGTACTGGCTATTGTGTGCCCAGACACGTGGCCCCTGCTTGCCTTCGTGTCCCTACTGGCCCCTGCCTTGGCCTATGGTAACACCTTGGTGTTGGTGCCCAGCGGTACTTGTCCCATCCCCGCCTTGGAGGTCTGCCAG GATATAGCCACCTTATTGCCAGGGGGCCTCGTGAACGTGGTGACAGGAGATCGGGACCACCTGACTCGCTGCCTGGCCTTGCACCAGGATGTCCAGGCCCTGTGGTATTTTGGATCTGCCCAG GGCTCCCAGTTTGTGGAATGGGCCTCAGCAGGAAACCTGAAGCCCGTGTGGGTGAACATGGGCTTCCCACGGGCCTGGAATCAGGAGGCTGAAGGGGCAGGCCCAGAGCTAGAGCTTCGGGCAGCACGAACCAAGGCCCTGTGGCTGCCCATGGGTGACTGA